The proteins below come from a single Papaver somniferum cultivar HN1 chromosome 11, ASM357369v1, whole genome shotgun sequence genomic window:
- the LOC113324552 gene encoding integumentary mucin A.1-like codes for MVELRSGSAASSENTNAESVPGVNAHSSGITTPPTGPSSTESTPSGVTPPVTRARAAATTPNTSSSMAPPTATRIPVTPPTERETRGARGSRPYITITDLMERHEVLARSQTDMVPTQKEVLVFLKALKERLPQESRHPKPMETPPTPLAPAPQQSASPRTKRFVPEPQWRKISHPILSHERIWSNFFGIESKVMK; via the exons atggtggaactcagatccggatcagctgcAAGTTCCGAGAACACCAACGCGGAATCTGTCCCTGGTGTTAACGCTCATTCCAGCGGCATCACTACACCACCTACTGGTCCCAGCAGCACTgaaagcactccttcag gcgttacaccgcCAGTCACGAGGGCCAGAGCTGCCGCTACCACCCCTAATACTTCGTCAAGCATGGCGCCTCCAACCGCCACTAGGATTCCAGTTACCCCACCAACGGAACGAGAAACCAGAGGAGCCAGAGGGAGCCGACCCTATATCACTATCactgatttgatggaacgacatGAGGTTCTTGCTAGATCCCAGACGGACATGGTCCCGACTcagaaagaagtactcgtctttctcaaGGCCCTGAAAGAACGGCTACCGCAGGAGTCACGCCATCCAAAGCCGATggaaacgcctccaacaccctTGGCGCCGGCACCTCAGCAGAGCGCATCTCCGCGGACGAAGAGATTCGTGCCAGAACCCCAATGGAGAAAAATCAgccatccaattttgtcacacgagaggatttGGAGCAACTTCTTCGGAATCGAGTCAAAagtgatgaaatag